Below is a genomic region from Bacillota bacterium.
GGCCAGGAGGCTCATGTCCGAGATATAGGGGAAGAAGTTGCGAACGGCCACCGGCCACGCAATCTGGTCATGAAGGGAATTCACCGCCCGGGAAACGGCCTCCATGAGCCTCCTTTCCCCGGGGCGGGCTCCGGTAAGGACCACCCTGGGGGAGAAGGCCGATGAGAAGTACAGGACGGCGCATGGCGACTTATCTTCACTCCAAGCCCAAGCCTCTTCAACCATGCGGCGACTAAAGACCCTCAGGTCTATTGAGGGGTCTTCCAGCATGGCCTTGGCCAGGGTGCTCATGGCATCCTCGAAGGCTGTGCCGTGTCGCAGGGCCAGCCCCCCGCGGAACTCCTCCCAGGAAGATACCCGTACCTTCCAGGGGCAGGGTCCTGCCGGGATCCCGGCCTTCTGGCAGTAGGCAAGGCGCCTGGACTCCATGAGGTCCAGGGCGTCCTGGAAGGCCCTTCTCCCCACCTCCAGCATGAGGTGGAGGACCTCCTCCGGGGATTTTGAGTGGGTGAAGAAGTTGTAGTAGGCATAGGCGGCCACCGGGGTCTGTACCGTGTACACATCCTTGAGGTCTGCCATCTTCAGGGACACAGGGGGCGCCGCGACCTCCCCCAGCCCCTCGTCGGCCAGCTCGGGGTTAAGGTCGATGAGCCGGGTGAGTTCCGCAGCCACCAGGTTGGGGTCAAAACCCTCAAAGGGCTGTCCCACGTGGGTCTCCTTGCCCGCTATGAAGAAGGAAGGCAAGACCTTTCCCACCGAGCCCAGGTAGACATAGCGGCTGGGATCCCCAGGGTAAAGTGGTGAGGTGTAGTCGGCGTTGATGGCGGCTACGTAACGAAGACCCTGCTCCCTGGCGAGCTGTCCCATGCGATCCCGGGCCGTCAGGATACCGTGGGACATGTCCTCCTCGTCAGGGGTGGCGAGGAAGAGCACGTTGCCCGCCATGCGTTCTGTCCTGGATGACAGGTATTCAACCAGGGCCATGTGCGCGGCAACCCCCGCCTTCATGTCCAGTGAGCCCCGGCCGAAGAGCCACTCGCCGGATTCCAGGTCCTCCCGGACCTCACCAGCCAGGCCCGGCAAGCCCGCAAGCCTCCCGGCCAGTTCCCGGGGCTCCAGGGCCCATGGCTTCAGGGGACCGAAGTCACCGGTCCCCACCGTGTCGGTGTGCCCGAAGAGCACCACGGTATCCTGGGGAGCAACGCTATCCGAAACGGCTCTTCCCTTAACAAGGGCAAGAACCAGGTACCTTTCGTGTTCATCGTCCTTGGTCTTGATGAGTTCCAGGTGATCCGGCTCACTGCGGAAGTAGGGGAGGGAACGCAGGCGCTGGAACACCCAGCGGCCGATGCTGGCCTCGCCCGGCGTTGCCACGATGCTCTCTATCCTCACCATGTCTTCGGTCAAGGCCTGTACCCTAGAGGGGTCAACCCGCAACTTCCAGCCCCCTTCCTTGGTTGAAGGACATCAGGGTTTGCCGTGGCCAGGGAGATGACCCTGGAGGTCTTCCGG
It encodes:
- a CDS encoding M20/M25/M40 family metallo-hydrolase yields the protein MRVDPSRVQALTEDMVRIESIVATPGEASIGRWVFQRLRSLPYFRSEPDHLELIKTKDDEHERYLVLALVKGRAVSDSVAPQDTVVLFGHTDTVGTGDFGPLKPWALEPRELAGRLAGLPGLAGEVREDLESGEWLFGRGSLDMKAGVAAHMALVEYLSSRTERMAGNVLFLATPDEEDMSHGILTARDRMGQLAREQGLRYVAAINADYTSPLYPGDPSRYVYLGSVGKVLPSFFIAGKETHVGQPFEGFDPNLVAAELTRLIDLNPELADEGLGEVAAPPVSLKMADLKDVYTVQTPVAAYAYYNFFTHSKSPEEVLHLMLEVGRRAFQDALDLMESRRLAYCQKAGIPAGPCPWKVRVSSWEEFRGGLALRHGTAFEDAMSTLAKAMLEDPSIDLRVFSRRMVEEAWAWSEDKSPCAVLYFSSAFSPRVVLTGARPGERRLMEAVSRAVNSLHDQIAWPVAVRNFFPYISDMSLLAMSEDEDSIACLARNMPAWGGKYTFDPRPVLDLDVPVINVGTYGKDAHKMTERVHMPYTFQVLPELTLRIVEQLVGFEEALSG